The window ttgatgttgaagattcAGAGGATATTCTGAAGGAGCTAAATAAAATGACTATGTTCAGTGGGTTCACATTACTGCTTGCATTCAGCTTTGAACAAGCTGGTAAATACTTAATATTCATGAACAAATAAACAGTTTTGAACTTGTTTTACGGTCGCATCTATAAATGTGTCTatctatatgtatatacaaaGTTACCTGTTTTGTCTATGGCGTTATAACACTAGTACCCTTCTTACTGCTGCTCTCCTTTGTCATTTTGGCACTTTTTGCGCCAAACTGGATAGCTCTTTTGGGTTCTTCACCGATATCCATCAATTGAAGCTTATTGGTGGCTAACAGCCTgagaatatttttgtttgtcTTGTAATTAATGGGTAAGGATGTTGATAAGTTAATTACTTCTTCGTCCAGGAAGGGATAACGAATTTCAATACCATTGCAAGCCATACACTTGTCATCTCTATCCAAATTTctatcatatatattgttgattTGCTTGGTTAATTCTTTTATCAATAACTCCGGACTTTTGTTGTTAAATTTATGGTAGCCACCATATAATTCGTCTGCGCCAAGACCGCTGAAAAGAACTAAGCTACGTCTTTGATATGAAATCGTCTTATCACCCTCCTGTAAACTACCATGGCCTTTGGAAGCAAAGTAAAAGGCTATGGCTATAGATAAGTCCATTTCTGTATCCTTTGGGTACATCAAATCAATTACTACAGGTTTgtgtttcaaataatcatcGTAGGATACATCTACCTCCACAAGTTTAATCTTAGTCTGCGGGTAAAGTTTGCGCAGTATTTTGACAGATCTCTTGGACAAGATTCTATCTGGTGCCTCGGAGGGTTTCATACCAGTTCTTGGGTTCTCAAATGCCACATTTAGTAATTCCAACACTGCATCACTATTGACTTTCCACTGCTCACAAATTAAAGCAGCAATTACTGAACAATCTAAGCCACCCGAAAATAGAACACTAACGTGAGTCTTATTTTCTTCATGAAGTGGTTCAATGGTTGTTAATCGTTTGTTGATAGAATCGTATAATTTGTTGTACAAAAGATCAACATTGGATTGAAGAAGTTCAACATCAGTATCGTGTGTCCCGGAGACTTGATAGTATTCTCTAAGACGCATATCATTGTACAATGTCCTTCTCACGGTATCATACACGTATATTATCCCTGCATCGCAAGCTTTAAACCCTTCCAATTTACCACTAACACTTGTGATAAACAACTCGCCCGTTTCATTGTCCTGGTGATAGCTCAAGCTGCGTTTTCCAACGCTATCTCTCCCAAAATATATGCACTTGGTCTTTGTATTGTAAATTGAATACGCAAATTCACCATATAACCGCCGCAATACCACATCTACTGGCAATTTTTCAAGCAGGCCAGCAATATATTGGGAGTCATTGTGAGatatatcatcattgtAAAGCTCACCGTTgtattgaagaatataCCTATCATGCACTTTAATGCTCTGCTTGCAAAGTGGCCTTCTCAATGACAGCACTGAAGAAAACCAAGTGATTCCATGCGCTTTAGATGTCCTAACTGAAGCAAAATTTGGTCCTCGATCCACAATATATGGAAtcattttattaaatttcGCTGATGAATTATTACATGACAACTTCTTGTTATATAAAGCTGATTCGTCAAATTCAGCATACTCGTCATCAATGTCACCGTTTAGATGtggatgataatgaaggAGTATACCACACATATCAACTAGCGTACATTCAGCTCACCCATCTCTAATAAAAGTCTAGTTTTTGCAAAGTTGAGGAAAGAAAATCGTTATTGTAGGAAAAACTTTAAGCTTGGGGCATATCCGCCTTCGCTATGTAACCAACTACTCCACATTGACCACATCAAAGAGGAAGATGGAAGCTAGAAAAGACAAAGATGAGGAGCAGGGACCAGTATCTGATAATAACTTGATAACTTCAACGTCTAAAGAATCAACCCCTGATGTGGAAAACTCCACTACTGAGAATCTATACGATTTTCAACTATTTATATCTCAACTCAAGGACCGTAGGGCAGACCCTGTTTTAAGATACACCAAATCCTTCTTGCATAACTTTGCCTCCCAAAGACAGCTGTGGACAGCTAGTGAACAACAGAAATTGATCACCGATTATaagatttttatttatgaTAAATTTGCCGTCTACGAACCTTTCAAATCCCTAGATCATGCAAAACTTCGTAATGCAAAAGAAGGTATCGAGAAACTGATAATGGGGAAGCTATACAACAAGTGTTTCCCACCCTGCATAGACTGTCCTTTAGACAAAATTGATGACGAACACCGGTCCGATTTGCTCCAAGATCaagctttaaaagaaaagattGTAGAATATAGGTTTATTGATCCGGAACACATAGAGATACCGACATTACCATCTCCAAAACTCCACAGCTTTGTAAAGCTCTCTGCAAATGAATTGGCTAAAGTGAACAATTACAAGGCCCCTCGCGACAAGATAGTCTGCATTTTGAACTGCTGCAAAGTACTCTTCGGACTCTTAAAACATTCTGGACTTGATAACGGTGGGGCTGACACATTCCTACCTCTATTGATATATACCATCCTGCACAGCAACGTTGAAGCACTGCCCTCAAACGTGAACTACATTGAAAGATTCAGACTACCTGAATTCCTTCATGGAGAAAGTGCTTACTATTTAAGCAGCCTACAGGGCGCCATTGACTACATCCTGCATATGAACAGACACTCATTGACCATCCAAGATGAAAACGAATTTGACGCTAGATATGCTGAAAACGAAAGAGCATATAAAAACACACCTGGTGATGCTCATACGCACAGCGGACAAAACGAACCGGAGGTTTCGTCCAtcgaaaagaaaacaatgCATCCCGCAGTGACTACATTCTAAAACCGTTGGATGGAGCCGCAAACAGCATTTTCAATCTCCTGAGTGATTTCCTACCATCCAAGAACGATGGCGCGACAACGaaccaaaaagaaacggaTCACATCGATGAGCAAACCGCTACCAAGTTAGTCCGCAACATGGAACAGAAAGAACATCGCCAAATTGTCCAGAGCTTACAATCTATGTTCCCAGATATGGACCCGGGGCTTGTTGAGGATGTATGTGCAGCTAGCAAGTACCGCATTGGCACCTGTGTCGACTCCTTGTTACTGTTGGTAGAGTAATGCAATGTTCTAAAATGTTCCTTTCAGCTTTGCTTTTTTCGGGCCAGGGTGTCCACAAGCCGAGACATATTTTAAGGTCAAAAACCCATCGTTTATGTAGATTAGTAACGTGATTACTGAAGCTATAGCAacagaatatatatatatatatatatataaaggaGAGGGATGAAACTAGCATATCGGATAATCTGCAGGTAGTGAAGCGGGAAGAGTCAAGGGTTGCTGGTATGAAGCTGTGGTATACCGTAATTGGAGTTGTAGTACTTGCAGGGGCGGGATTGGCTGAGGAGTCCAGGCATGCTGGTTTGGGAAGTGAAAATGGGATGATGTCGGGCACTGTCCATGGATCAGCAAATTTCTGCAAGATGGACAAGGACGAGTTGATTGGTTCTACATGCGATACGACGTTGCGGGAAATCAATGAGATCAATTCTAGGATCAGGCCAGATTTGGAAAGGCTGATTCGCACAGattttttcaagtatttCAAGCTTGATTTGTACAAAGAATGTCCGTTCTGGGATGATAATGGTGGGTATTGTGTTAATAGAGCGTGCGCGGTAGATGTAGTTGAAGACTGGGATAGGCTACCTGATATTTGGCAGCCAGAGGCACTTGGCGGTTTAGATGAAAAGACAGTAAAGCCTGAGGATGTAGAAGATGACGAGTGTGCATTTATGGATGAACTGTGTTCGAGAGAAATATCGTCGAAGTTAATTGGCGACATAGATTATTGTGATGTGGACGACTTCACTAAGGAGGGCTCTGTCCTTGTGGACTTGACGGCTAATCCTGAGAGATTCACGGGGTACGGGGGTGAACAATCTTCTCAAATATGGTCGGCTATATATAAGGAGAATTGCTTCACATTGGGAGAAAGAGGCCTTTGTTTGGCCAAGGACGTATTTTATAGATTAGTCTCTGGTTTACATGCCTCGATTGCTGCACATCTGTCGAATGATTATATGAACACTGTGACTGGGAAATGGGGTCCTAATTTGGAGCTATTTATGACGAGAGTCGGTAACTTTCCAGAACGTGTATCGAACATTTACTTTAACTTTGCTGTGGTTGCCAAGGCATTGTGGAAGATACAGCCATACCTTGAACACATAGATTCCTGTACTGCGTACGATAACGGTGTGAAATCCATGATCAATAATGTGGTATCCCAGCTGCACAGCAGCATTTTCAACGAGGACCTACTATTCCAAGATGATTTTAGTTCCATAATGAAGGACGATTTTAGAACACGCTTCAAGAATGTAACGAAGATCATGGACTGCGTTCATTGCGACAGATGTAGGATGTGGGGGAAGGTGCAGACCACAGGTTATGCCACTAGTTTGAAAATACTGTTTGAGATTGATTcaaatgatgaagaaaggAAGCAGCATGTCGTAGATAAATTGACGAAATACGAGGTAATTGCGTTGTTTAATACATTTGATAGAATCTCAAAATCTGTGGCTTTCATTGCtaactttgaaaaaatgTACAACGAAAGGTTACACACCGGAAATAACGAGTCAGTCCCTTTATTCCAAACTgataatttctttgaaCTATTAGATTCACAACGAAACCTATTGGTGCCCCCTGAAATTTCTTTACAGGATACCAACGCACCACCACCGTCTGCACAGTCATTGTCGGATGATGAGGAACTGAATAAATTCGTAGACATAAAACTCCCACCTAAGTCGGTCAAAAATAGAAACGGGGCACACAAAGCCAAAGGAAAATGGAGAACTGCATGGGAAGTCGAGATTGGCAACATTAAAGAGGCATTGAGATTTATTTGGAAGAGTTATGTAAACTTTCCAAGGAACATATGCAAGATAATCCTCGTGAACATGAACAGGTGGTTTAACAAGTTCATCGGTGTTACCAATTACTTGGATGAGACTGAGCACACTTATATATACTTCTAGAGAGTGAATAAATAAACGATAACGAACTCAATAACTCTAATAACGTCTTTATTTATTATGAAAAGGGATCGCTTCTCCTGATTAGGTGATGCACTTAATTAATTgttataatatttcacaCAAAAGCCACCTTATGAAGCAACACCAACCCGAGACTAAATAAACACATCTAATGCCTACGCAATAAGCTCTTCCCAATCTTCATGTTTTGCCTGACgtctttctcttctttgCCTTCTTCCCCTTCTTCGTAACGATGCCCTGCGAAACAGGATTCCGCATGCTGATAATATCACTAAGATCCTCCCCGTCTTCCTCCGGAATATCATCTAGATCCTCTTCCTTGTTATTCACACGCTTCAAAGACTTCCCCTCTGAATTATCAAACTGCTTTCTAGCGTCCACAATCACCTTATTGATCGCTATCAGCTCCTCTGCCCGCCCCAACTTCACTGCATCATTTCGTAACACAAACCTAAAATCTTCAACCTTAATCTTCGTCCTATGCACCGTTTGAGCGCATTTGTAAGCACTCGTGCAGATGTCCGTCAGATAACCCACCACTAGCTCATCCACACACTGCACAGTCTCCGGAAGAGGCTGCGGGCTATCTCCATATGCATATAACAGCGAAGCAATATCTTTGCTAAACAAATTGgtcttctttaatttcCTCGACATATCTTTAATCCCCTCTCTCTCACTTACAGGCTCCCGTtaaaactatatatatagcacACACCCTTACAGAAACTGGCTATTACACCTTGTTGTGTGCGCATTACGACAGAATGGAGTATCACATCAATCCATTTTACTGCATTCAACACTTTTCATATACCCAGCTTACATCAGCTACACATTCATAAAATTCGCCCAGGCAACCTCCTCCTACGCCTAAACAAGACCGAAAACCCTGTTATTCCAAGCAGCTATATAAACACGTTTCGAATCGCGCTAGCCAGCCGCTACACATCTTGCTCGACCTTATTAAATCGACGTTGAGCTACTCGTTTGTACGCATTTGGCTCTAAAAGCAGCTTCCCGGCATCGGCATCGACCGCTCGCGGTTTCCCTCGAGAGGTGAAAAGCGTGAAAATTTTGGCAGAGCAAGATGAAGCTATCTCTACAGCTGGTTGATAGGATAGTATAATTATAGGGTGGGGAAACAGCAAAAATCACAACTGAGACCAGTAGGAGGGACCGAGGCCATGAATAAAGGGGATAATAAGTTTGGTTCTCAGAATATTGGTGATACGGGTAATGCTAAGTCTGGATCTCGTAAACATAAAGCAGGAAACGGTG is drawn from Eremothecium cymbalariae DBVPG#7215 chromosome 8, complete sequence and contains these coding sequences:
- the TAF13 gene encoding Taf13p (similar to Ashbya gossypii ADL347C), with amino-acid sequence MSRKLKKTNLFSKDIASLLYAYGDSPQPLPETVQCVDELVVGYLTDICTSAYKCAQTVHRTKIKVEDFRFVLRNDAVKLGRAEELIAINKVIVDARKQFDNSEGKSLKRVNNKEEDLDDIPEEDGEDLSDIISMRNPVSQGIVTKKGKKAKKRKTSGKT
- the ERO1 gene encoding ER oxidoreductin (similar to Ashbya gossypii ADL348W); the protein is MKLWYTVIGVVVLAGAGLAEESRHAGLGSENGMMSGTVHGSANFCKMDKDELIGSTCDTTLREINEINSRIRPDLERLIRTDFFKYFKLDLYKECPFWDDNGGYCVNRACAVDVVEDWDRLPDIWQPEALGGLDEKTVKPEDVEDDECAFMDELCSREISSKLIGDIDYCDVDDFTKEGSVLVDLTANPERFTGYGGEQSSQIWSAIYKENCFTLGERGLCLAKDVFYRLVSGLHASIAAHLSNDYMNTVTGKWGPNLELFMTRVGNFPERVSNIYFNFAVVAKALWKIQPYLEHIDSCTAYDNGVKSMINNVVSQLHSSIFNEDLLFQDDFSSIMKDDFRTRFKNVTKIMDCVHCDRCRMWGKVQTTGYATSLKILFEIDSNDEERKQHVVDKLTKYEVIALFNTFDRISKSVAFIANFEKMYNERLHTGNNESVPLFQTDNFFELLDSQRNLLVPPEISLQDTNAPPPSAQSLSDDEELNKFVDIKLPPKSVKNRNGAHKAKGKWRTAWEVEIGNIKEALRFIWKSYVNFPRNICKIILVNMNRWFNKFIGVTNYLDETEHTYIYF
- a CDS encoding putative asparagine synthase (similar to Ashbya gossypii ADL350C) encodes the protein MCGILLHYHPHLNGDIDDEYAEFDESALYNKKLSCNNSSAKFNKMIPYIVDRGPNFASVRTSKAHGITWFSSVLSLRRPLCKQSIKVHDRYILQYNGELYNDDISHNDSQYIAGLLEKLPVDVVLRRLYGEFAYSIYNTKTKCIYFGRDSVGKRSLSYHQDNETGELFITSVSGKLEGFKACDAGIIYVYDTVRRTLYNDMRLREYYQVSGTHDTDVELLQSNVDLLYNKLYDSINKRLTTIEPLHEENKTHVSVLFSGGLDCSVIAALICEQWKVNSDAVLELLNVAFENPRTGMKPSEAPDRILSKRSVKILRKLYPQTKIKLVEVDVSYDDYLKHKPVVIDLMYPKDTEMDLSIAIAFYFASKGHGSLQEGDKTISYQRRSLVLFSGLGADELYGGYHKFNNKSPELLIKELTKQINNIYDRNLDRDDKCMACNGIEIRYPFLDEEVINLSTSLPINYKTNKNILRLLATNKLQLMDIGEEPKRAIQFGAKSAKMTKESSSKKGTSVITP